One genomic region from Sphaerochaeta sp. encodes:
- a CDS encoding carbohydrate ABC transporter permease, whose translation IPIYVMFAHWGLTDTYLGLILPEAVSPYYIFMLRQTFLSIDDSYIDAAKIDGLGKVGIITKILVPMCSSTLFTVTLVTFTSGWNSYFWPKIIAKEESHRVLTVGLAKLRETFAGQGTMNNHEIMAGAVMAILPVVILFFIFQKYMLSGYSKAAMK comes from the coding sequence ATCCCCATCTACGTGATGTTCGCCCATTGGGGGCTGACAGACACCTATCTGGGATTGATCCTTCCGGAAGCGGTCAGTCCATACTACATCTTCATGCTTCGGCAGACATTCCTCTCTATTGATGACAGTTACATCGATGCGGCGAAGATCGACGGGTTGGGAAAGGTGGGGATCATCACCAAGATTTTGGTGCCGATGTGCAGCTCGACGTTGTTCACCGTCACGTTGGTCACCTTCACTTCCGGTTGGAACAGCTATTTCTGGCCGAAAATCATCGCCAAAGAGGAATCCCATCGTGTGCTTACGGTCGGATTGGCCAAGTTGCGGGAGACGTTTGCCGGCCAGGGGACGATGAACAATCATGAGATCATGGCGGGCGCGGTCATGGCGATCCTCCCGGTGGTAATCTTGTTTTTCATATTCCAAAAGTACATGCTTTCCGGGTACAGTAAAGCTGCAATGAAATGA
- a CDS encoding DUF554 domain-containing protein, whose product MFATYVNCLAVIAGTLVGLLLKKVIKESFKEIVMTSAGLVTVVIGLGMALKAGSYLVMIFSVILGGFVGYALRIEDHVLGLGGWIQRKTSKSGDSVTFAQGFLNASLLFCTGAMSIVGSIQAGTVGDYQLILVKSVMDGCMAIVFTAAYGIGVLFSSVVVLVYQGFFTLAGGWLQPHLGEVGINEMGAVGGVLLLMIAGNLLQIKKFRTGDFLPALVFAPILARFITV is encoded by the coding sequence ATGTTTGCAACCTATGTGAATTGTCTGGCGGTGATCGCGGGAACCTTGGTCGGCTTGCTGCTGAAGAAGGTGATCAAAGAGTCCTTCAAGGAGATCGTCATGACCAGCGCCGGTCTGGTGACGGTGGTCATCGGTCTGGGAATGGCGTTGAAAGCCGGTTCGTATCTGGTGATGATCTTCTCCGTGATCTTGGGTGGTTTCGTCGGATACGCGCTCCGCATCGAGGACCATGTGTTGGGTCTGGGTGGCTGGATCCAGCGCAAGACCAGCAAGAGTGGCGACAGTGTCACGTTCGCCCAGGGATTCCTCAACGCGTCCTTGCTCTTCTGCACCGGCGCGATGTCCATCGTCGGCTCCATCCAGGCGGGGACGGTGGGCGACTACCAGCTGATTCTGGTCAAGTCGGTGATGGATGGATGCATGGCCATCGTCTTCACCGCGGCGTACGGCATCGGCGTGCTGTTCAGTTCGGTGGTGGTGTTGGTCTACCAGGGATTCTTCACGCTGGCGGGAGGATGGTTGCAGCCGCACCTCGGGGAAGTGGGCATCAATGAGATGGGGGCCGTCGGCGGAGTGCTGCTTCTGATGATCGCCGGCAATCTCCTGCAGATAAAAAAATTCAGGACGGGGGATTTCCTCCCCGCCCTGGTGTTCGCGCCGATTCTGGCGCGGTTCATCACCGTCTGA
- a CDS encoding glycerophosphodiester phosphodiesterase, translated as MHVVAHRGYSGKYPENTMVAFRMAEEAKADEIELDVQLTKDGTVVVIHDEQVDRTTDGTGPVREYTFKELEKLDASRIRPGDYPVQHIPSFEEYCEWASHAHITTNIELKTGLVYYPEIERKTIGILDKYGLMDRVMFSSFNHLSLVETKRLAPQIPVGALIGKQGIVNAGYYCEKYGFEYYHPSYEALTDAAVAELKAHHVKMNVWTVDAMGPLEQLAAWGVDGVISNYCTVCRQYLDGAK; from the coding sequence ATGCACGTCGTTGCACATCGTGGATATAGTGGGAAATATCCGGAGAATACCATGGTGGCGTTCCGGATGGCGGAAGAGGCCAAAGCCGATGAGATCGAACTGGATGTCCAATTGACCAAGGACGGTACGGTCGTCGTCATTCATGACGAGCAGGTTGATCGGACGACGGATGGAACCGGACCGGTTCGGGAATATACGTTCAAAGAGCTGGAAAAGCTGGATGCTTCCCGGATCCGGCCGGGTGACTATCCCGTCCAGCACATCCCTTCGTTTGAGGAATACTGTGAATGGGCGTCCCATGCCCACATCACCACCAACATCGAGCTGAAGACCGGATTGGTCTACTACCCGGAGATTGAGCGGAAGACCATCGGGATTTTGGACAAATATGGATTGATGGACCGGGTGATGTTCTCGTCGTTCAACCATCTTTCGTTGGTGGAGACGAAGCGGCTCGCGCCACAGATTCCCGTCGGCGCTCTGATTGGCAAACAGGGGATCGTCAATGCGGGCTATTACTGTGAGAAATATGGATTTGAGTACTATCATCCTAGTTATGAGGCGCTCACTGATGCAGCGGTGGCTGAGTTGAAGGCCCATCACGTAAAGATGAATGTATGGACGGTTGACGCCATGGGGCCGCTTGAACAACTTGCAGCCTGGGGTGTTGACGGGGTGATTTCCAACTACTGCACGGTGTGCCGACAGTATCTGGATGGAGCGAAATGA
- a CDS encoding glycerol-3-phosphate responsive antiterminator, which produces MDVRGIKDLFEQSPIIAAVKSEELLQKALESECMMVFILYGSICTIDAIVDQVKARGKIAIVHTDLVAGLAGKDPVGAEFIRRHTKADGIISTKQQMVRRAKELGLIAGERTFMIDSMAFATVTQHLATCRPDFLEIMPGVATTIIHELHEMTDVPLVAGGLIRNKTDILRALDGGACAISTTKAELWAL; this is translated from the coding sequence ATGGATGTGCGTGGCATCAAGGATCTGTTCGAACAGTCGCCGATCATCGCGGCGGTGAAATCCGAAGAGCTTCTGCAGAAAGCGCTGGAAAGCGAGTGCATGATGGTGTTCATCCTGTACGGCTCGATCTGCACGATTGACGCCATCGTGGACCAGGTCAAGGCTCGGGGGAAGATCGCCATCGTCCACACAGATCTGGTGGCGGGGCTGGCCGGCAAGGATCCGGTCGGGGCGGAATTCATCCGCCGCCACACCAAGGCGGATGGAATCATCAGCACCAAGCAGCAAATGGTCCGGAGGGCAAAGGAACTGGGCTTGATCGCAGGAGAGCGCACCTTCATGATCGACAGCATGGCGTTCGCCACTGTCACCCAGCACCTTGCCACCTGCCGGCCCGATTTTCTGGAAATCATGCCCGGTGTGGCTACAACCATTATCCATGAGCTTCATGAGATGACGGATGTGCCATTGGTCGCAGGAGGGTTGATCCGGAACAAAACGGACATTCTCCGGGCGTTGGATGGGGGCGCCTGCGCCATCTCCACGACGAAAGCCGAGCTTTGGGCGCTGTAA
- the argF gene encoding ornithine carbamoyltransferase — MEKKQLNLKGRSFLTLKDYSKEEILYLLDLAADLKAKKKGAAHSARVDGHLLEGKNIVLIFDKTSTRTRCSFEVAAFDEGACVTYLTNSQMGKKESIEDTAKVLGRMYDGIEYRGYSMDLVKDLATYSDIPVWNGLTDDDHPTQVLADFLTAMEHTGKKLEDMKLAYIGDGRNNVSNALMIGAAKVGMDYSIGTPIELFPSTKLLEEMRDVADDSGSHIKVYTDPYEAVLDADIIYTDVWVSMGEEAKTAERIKLLKPYQVTMKMLQATGNDKVIFEHCLPSFHDLGTTIGQTIYNEYGLKEMEVTDEVFRSSHSVVFDEAENRMHTIKSVMVATMSDVLAAR; from the coding sequence ATGGAAAAGAAACAGCTGAACCTGAAAGGCCGGAGTTTTCTGACATTGAAGGATTATTCCAAGGAAGAGATCCTGTATCTGTTGGATCTTGCCGCTGACCTGAAGGCGAAGAAGAAAGGGGCGGCCCATTCCGCCCGTGTGGATGGACATCTTTTGGAAGGCAAGAACATTGTCCTGATCTTCGACAAGACATCCACCCGTACCCGTTGTTCCTTCGAAGTCGCCGCGTTTGACGAAGGCGCCTGCGTGACCTACCTGACCAACAGCCAGATGGGGAAGAAAGAGTCCATCGAGGATACGGCGAAGGTGCTGGGCAGGATGTATGACGGCATCGAGTATCGGGGATATTCGATGGACCTGGTCAAGGATTTGGCCACCTACAGCGACATCCCGGTGTGGAACGGACTGACCGATGATGATCACCCCACCCAGGTGCTGGCCGATTTCCTCACCGCCATGGAGCACACCGGCAAGAAGCTTGAGGACATGAAGCTGGCCTACATCGGCGATGGACGGAACAACGTCTCCAACGCCCTGATGATCGGGGCGGCCAAGGTGGGGATGGATTACAGCATCGGCACGCCGATCGAACTGTTCCCGTCCACCAAACTGTTGGAGGAGATGCGGGATGTCGCCGATGATTCCGGTTCCCACATCAAGGTGTACACCGATCCATATGAGGCGGTGCTGGACGCCGACATCATCTACACGGACGTCTGGGTTTCGATGGGGGAGGAGGCGAAAACCGCCGAACGCATCAAACTGCTCAAGCCGTACCAGGTGACGATGAAGATGCTTCAGGCGACGGGCAACGACAAGGTGATCTTCGAGCACTGCCTGCCGTCGTTCCATGATCTGGGGACGACCATCGGGCAGACGATCTACAACGAGTACGGCCTGAAGGAGATGGAAGTGACCGACGAGGTGTTCCGCTCCTCCCACTCGGTGGTGTTCGACGAGGCGGAGAACCGCATGCACACCATCAAGTCGGTGATGGTCGCCACGATGAGCGACGTGCTTGCCGCTCGCTGA
- a CDS encoding TetR/AcrR family transcriptional regulator has translation MPKRIDHDERKERIVQTALKVFAREGYKNSNLSLIASECGISRPTIYQYFHDKEQIYYYAVKLVTGRMFAKYVSYAWDTTSNCIDRIIHICNDIIDTAKVSEGELTNLLDVMLQMKREGKDFNDIVLRRTAKLTILFKRLLRMGIMNHEVIECDVDKVSDHLLILLESSCLRLGFFEVVDLERDKQLIDNYLEFYKTHPRSTSVVKR, from the coding sequence ATGCCAAAACGAATAGATCATGATGAACGGAAAGAACGGATCGTACAGACGGCGCTGAAGGTGTTCGCCCGGGAAGGGTACAAGAACTCCAATCTCAGCCTGATCGCCAGCGAATGCGGGATTTCCCGTCCGACGATCTACCAGTATTTCCATGACAAGGAACAGATCTACTACTATGCGGTGAAGCTGGTCACCGGCCGGATGTTCGCCAAGTACGTCTCCTATGCCTGGGACACCACTTCCAACTGCATCGACCGGATCATCCACATCTGCAACGACATCATCGACACGGCCAAGGTCAGCGAAGGGGAACTGACCAACCTGCTGGACGTGATGTTGCAGATGAAGCGGGAAGGAAAGGACTTCAACGACATCGTGCTCCGCAGGACGGCAAAGCTGACCATCCTGTTCAAGCGTCTCCTCCGGATGGGTATCATGAACCATGAGGTGATCGAATGCGACGTGGACAAGGTGTCCGACCACCTGTTGATCCTCCTGGAGTCCAGCTGTCTCCGGCTGGGATTCTTTGAAGTGGTGGACCTGGAGCGTGACAAACAGTTGATCGACAACTACCTGGAGTTCTACAAGACCCACCCGCGTTCCACATCCGTCGTCAAACGATAG
- a CDS encoding nucleotidyltransferase family protein: MQNIMLAAGLGSRSGGEKLFYPWNGKDIIHHSVEASLQAGLYTIVVTGFQKARVEASLRDLACPSLLLVPNDHYLDGQFSSTQAGVGFLRPDEDFFVTLGDLPLIQPNHYLQLARAMDGYNGVRPFFQQKRPGHPVLLRPLFIPLIQSADKTETMHHLLSRPDIMAYATDDPAYVTDIDTAQAYEEILTKSPVFPR, encoded by the coding sequence ATGCAGAACATCATGCTTGCCGCAGGGCTGGGATCGCGAAGCGGCGGAGAGAAACTGTTTTATCCGTGGAACGGAAAGGACATCATCCATCACAGCGTGGAGGCTTCACTCCAAGCGGGCCTGTACACCATCGTGGTGACCGGTTTCCAGAAAGCCCGGGTGGAGGCGTCCCTGAGGGATCTGGCGTGCCCGTCGCTGTTGCTCGTCCCCAACGACCACTACCTGGACGGACAGTTCTCCTCCACCCAGGCAGGCGTTGGGTTCCTCCGTCCTGACGAAGATTTTTTCGTCACTCTGGGGGATCTTCCCCTGATCCAGCCGAACCACTATCTTCAGCTGGCCCGGGCGATGGACGGCTACAACGGCGTCCGCCCGTTCTTCCAACAAAAACGGCCGGGACACCCGGTGTTGCTCCGTCCCCTGTTCATCCCGCTGATCCAAAGCGCAGACAAAACGGAAACGATGCACCACCTGCTATCCCGACCGGACATCATGGCCTATGCGACGGACGATCCCGCGTATGTGACGGACATCGACACCGCACAGGCCTATGAGGAGATCCTTACGAAATCGCCAGTTTTCCCGCGGTGA
- the rmuC gene encoding DNA recombination protein RmuC, with amino-acid sequence MEYLFFGLLGVVIVLLLILVFRSGHRTDTRETAYLKASLDQLSRENSQTRKELLDMLEQYRFSVTQSVTTLQGQVSSALDRIRADNDAKLELMRQSVDTRLKSSLSESFSLVSQQLNEVHKGLGEMQNLASGVGDLKRLMGNIKSRGVLGEVQAKRILDDILTPGQYDTNVVCKKGSSQYVEFAVKMPGAGSTPVYLPIDCKFPKEDYERLMDAQDKADKEGVRVAEQALRTRLLSEGKAIAKGYLDPPNTTDFALLFLPSEGLYAEVLHLPGLAEELQLQDKVVVAGPTTLAAILNSLQMGFRTLAIEKRTDEVWKILSEVKTLFARFSEDLETTHKRITQAASSLDEVSRRTETMGRKLRDVEVLDTHTMDENTKLPENTV; translated from the coding sequence ATGGAATATCTTTTCTTCGGATTACTTGGCGTGGTGATCGTCCTCCTTTTGATCCTTGTCTTCCGCTCTGGTCACCGTACGGATACGAGAGAGACGGCCTATCTGAAAGCCTCGCTTGACCAGCTTTCCCGGGAAAACTCCCAGACCCGCAAGGAGTTGCTGGACATGCTGGAGCAGTACCGATTCTCCGTCACCCAGTCGGTGACCACCCTGCAGGGACAGGTGTCCTCCGCTTTGGACCGGATCCGCGCGGACAATGACGCAAAGCTGGAGTTGATGCGCCAGAGCGTCGACACCCGGCTGAAGAGTTCGCTTTCCGAATCATTCTCCCTGGTTTCCCAGCAACTGAACGAAGTGCACAAAGGACTGGGGGAGATGCAGAACCTGGCAAGCGGCGTTGGAGATCTGAAACGGTTGATGGGCAACATCAAGAGCCGGGGGGTCCTGGGGGAAGTGCAGGCAAAGCGCATTCTGGATGACATCCTCACTCCTGGCCAGTATGACACCAACGTGGTGTGCAAGAAGGGAAGCTCCCAGTACGTCGAATTCGCCGTGAAAATGCCTGGAGCCGGTTCGACTCCGGTGTACCTTCCCATTGACTGCAAATTTCCCAAGGAGGATTACGAACGGTTGATGGATGCCCAGGACAAGGCGGACAAGGAAGGGGTGCGGGTTGCCGAGCAGGCGCTCCGCACGCGGTTGCTCTCCGAAGGGAAGGCGATCGCCAAGGGGTATCTCGATCCTCCGAACACGACGGACTTCGCCCTGCTGTTCCTCCCATCCGAAGGACTGTACGCCGAGGTGCTCCACCTGCCAGGTTTGGCTGAGGAGCTGCAGCTGCAGGATAAGGTGGTCGTCGCGGGTCCTACCACGCTGGCCGCCATCCTGAACAGCCTGCAGATGGGCTTCCGCACACTTGCCATCGAGAAACGGACCGACGAAGTGTGGAAGATCCTCTCCGAAGTGAAGACGCTGTTCGCCCGCTTCTCCGAGGATCTGGAGACCACCCACAAGCGGATCACCCAGGCGGCGTCCTCGCTGGACGAGGTGTCACGCAGGACGGAGACGATGGGTCGGAAATTGCGTGATGTGGAAGTGTTGGATACCCACACAATGGATGAAAATACAAAACTACCGGAGAATACCGTATAA
- a CDS encoding MetQ/NlpA family ABC transporter substrate-binding protein — MKKTFVIVLSVLLVLGSVAFAQGTKESAAPVKNQVLKVGATPEPHAELLNLVKDDLAAQGITLDVIEFTDYVTPNEALESGEIDANYFQHIPYLESFNKEKGYHLVNAGGIHVEPFAVYSKKYTKLADLPNGATIAIPNDPTNEGRALLLLQSAGLLKLADGVGLTATPLDIAENPKNFKFKEIEAASLPRVLSDVDAATINGNYAIPAGLIATRDGLFIEGADSPYVNVVAVKAGNENDPRVVALVKALKSQKVADYVAKRYPNGEVVLVK, encoded by the coding sequence ATGAAAAAAACATTTGTCATCGTGTTGTCTGTATTGTTGGTGTTGGGTTCTGTCGCGTTCGCGCAGGGCACCAAGGAATCCGCGGCTCCCGTTAAAAACCAGGTGCTGAAAGTCGGCGCCACGCCGGAACCGCATGCCGAGTTGCTCAATCTGGTCAAGGATGACCTGGCCGCCCAGGGCATTACGCTGGATGTCATCGAGTTCACCGATTATGTGACGCCGAACGAGGCGTTGGAGAGTGGCGAGATTGATGCCAACTACTTCCAGCACATCCCGTACCTTGAGAGCTTCAACAAGGAGAAGGGCTATCATCTGGTCAATGCCGGGGGCATCCACGTAGAGCCGTTCGCTGTGTACTCCAAGAAATACACCAAGCTTGCTGATCTTCCCAACGGTGCTACCATCGCCATCCCCAACGATCCGACCAACGAAGGCCGCGCATTGCTGCTTCTGCAGAGCGCAGGGCTCCTGAAGCTGGCCGATGGAGTTGGTCTGACCGCCACTCCGCTGGACATCGCTGAGAACCCGAAGAACTTCAAGTTCAAGGAGATCGAGGCCGCCTCTCTTCCCCGTGTCCTTTCCGATGTTGATGCCGCGACGATCAACGGCAACTACGCCATCCCCGCCGGCTTGATCGCCACCCGGGACGGTCTGTTCATCGAAGGCGCCGACAGCCCGTACGTCAACGTTGTCGCCGTCAAGGCCGGCAACGAGAACGACCCGCGTGTCGTCGCGCTGGTCAAGGCGCTGAAGAGCCAGAAAGTGGCTGACTACGTCGCCAAGCGCTATCCCAACGGGGAAGTCGTCCTGGTGAAATAA
- a CDS encoding MBL fold metallo-hydrolase, which translates to MKRKVVAILLMLVAAFSLFAADRADQFAEVVDRSSNAGNLTLYFVDLDVPEGSKDKSGDCTIIISPDGKVMMVDCGHPDSGKDVRRVMDALGLKRIDIFLNTHPHIDHLGAFPEVADTYEIGTVYRSALAYDTQYTRAFDAAIKTHNLPVQVVAKGDSFMLGDAVKVEVLWPEGEKISYPKGYPMNATQFINDHSIALRLTYGTSTVLLCGDLYRSAEREVLDLYGDALKSVVAKANHHGIDTSNQRKWIKTVHPQVVVAMNDVMGSMDVYRDYVKYGATFYHTLYNGTVRVRLDDKSHVSVLPQRESWVDKGGT; encoded by the coding sequence ATGAAACGGAAGGTTGTTGCGATCCTTCTCATGCTGGTGGCGGCGTTCTCCCTGTTCGCCGCGGACCGTGCTGACCAATTCGCCGAGGTGGTGGACCGCTCGTCGAATGCGGGAAACCTCACATTGTACTTCGTGGATCTGGATGTTCCGGAAGGCAGCAAGGACAAGAGCGGGGATTGCACCATCATCATCAGTCCGGATGGGAAGGTGATGATGGTCGATTGCGGCCATCCTGATTCGGGTAAGGATGTACGCCGGGTGATGGACGCGCTGGGCTTGAAGCGGATTGACATCTTCCTCAACACCCATCCGCATATTGATCATCTGGGTGCGTTCCCTGAGGTGGCTGACACGTATGAAATCGGAACGGTGTATCGGTCCGCGTTGGCGTACGATACCCAGTACACCCGGGCGTTCGATGCTGCGATCAAGACGCACAATCTCCCGGTCCAGGTAGTGGCGAAAGGGGATTCGTTCATGCTGGGTGATGCGGTGAAGGTTGAGGTGCTGTGGCCTGAGGGAGAAAAGATATCCTATCCGAAGGGATATCCCATGAACGCCACCCAGTTCATCAATGACCATTCCATTGCGTTGCGTCTGACATATGGGACGAGCACCGTGTTGCTCTGCGGGGATCTTTACCGCTCTGCGGAACGCGAGGTGTTGGATCTCTATGGGGATGCGTTGAAGAGCGTTGTAGCCAAGGCGAACCATCATGGGATCGATACGTCCAACCAACGCAAGTGGATCAAAACGGTGCATCCCCAGGTGGTCGTGGCGATGAACGATGTCATGGGAAGCATGGACGTGTATCGTGATTACGTGAAGTATGGAGCTACATTCTACCATACGTTGTACAATGGAACCGTTCGGGTCCGGTTGGATGACAAAAGCCATGTCTCCGTGCTCCCGCAACGGGAAAGTTGGGTGGATAAAGGCGGAACCTAA
- a CDS encoding ABC transporter permease codes for MGAKLWILVGQATWQTLVMVFFSTLFSLILGLPLGILLTVTSPEDQGGISPRPVMNNIIGRIVNVLRSFPFIILMILLFPLARLILGTSIGTAATIVPLSIAAAPFVARVIESALKEVDPGVIQAARAMGSTNSQIVFKVMIPEAMPSLVSGVTLTIINLIGYSAMAGAIGGGGLGDLAIRYGYQRFRGDVMFVSVVVILVLVEVIQMIGNRIAAKMMAKR; via the coding sequence ATGGGAGCTAAGCTTTGGATTCTGGTAGGCCAGGCCACCTGGCAGACGTTGGTCATGGTGTTTTTCTCAACATTGTTCAGTCTGATTCTTGGGCTCCCTTTGGGGATTTTGCTTACCGTCACCAGTCCGGAGGACCAGGGTGGCATCAGCCCGCGCCCGGTGATGAACAACATCATCGGACGTATCGTCAACGTTCTTCGTTCCTTCCCGTTCATCATTCTGATGATTCTGCTGTTCCCCCTTGCCCGGTTGATCTTGGGCACCAGCATCGGGACGGCAGCCACCATTGTGCCGCTTTCCATCGCGGCGGCTCCGTTTGTCGCCCGTGTCATCGAAAGCGCCTTGAAGGAAGTGGACCCCGGTGTCATCCAGGCGGCCCGCGCCATGGGATCGACCAACAGCCAGATCGTCTTCAAGGTGATGATCCCCGAGGCGATGCCGTCGCTGGTAAGCGGTGTGACGCTGACCATCATCAATTTGATCGGCTATTCCGCCATGGCGGGAGCCATCGGTGGTGGAGGCCTGGGAGACTTGGCCATCCGGTACGGATACCAACGGTTCCGCGGGGACGTGATGTTCGTCTCCGTCGTGGTGATTCTGGTGCTGGTCGAAGTGATCCAGATGATCGGCAACCGGATCGCGGCCAAGATGATGGCAAAGCGGTAA